A portion of the Cryptomeria japonica chromosome 5, Sugi_1.0, whole genome shotgun sequence genome contains these proteins:
- the LOC131876239 gene encoding probable disease resistance protein At1g52660, producing MADPGFISGMNGFAIQLAASRVTRDINVAIRCRKELDTLKVLLLKIQSMNMEMQQYRKALNSCRLTTSPHHTLPSTVNSWLEELNALLEEASDLAQHCTVPSYSHLFSGYRTSKKIRRLIENVEKHVASTPSVAFLHQMQQQVTNQQVLEQIKEKVDSLNLRTSGFACTSGDPIPSTSSASPNKKYVEEALIVGQDSASNRLVELIYSQQHKNVSRFGLAGKGGAGKTLLLKRVFNSDQVQSLFRTDLMLWLTISQNPSFSTLRNDLVKQIALKVNEILDSRDEDRVKTWLNETMRKHKFALFLDDVWETSATSFEGVLPMGIDQEIARRVCNECGGLPLALKVVGQAMAGITQSNEWELAVKRLQNDVTNSLYGKLRLSYDAMADLAGYGISLQLCFLCLAA from the exons ATGGCTGATCCTGGATTCATCTCTGGAATGAATGGTTTCGCCATTCAATTGGCTGCAAGTCGGGTTACTCGAGACATCAACGTTGCCATCAGATGCAGGAAAGAGTTGGACACCCTCAAAGTCCTTCTGCTCAAAATTCAATCAATGAACATGGAAATGCAACAATATAGAAAAGCCTTAAACTCTTGCAGATTGACTACATCCCCTCACCACACGTTGCCCTCCACGGTCAACAGCTGGTTGGAGGAATTGAATGCTCTTCTGGAGGAAGCATCTGATTTGGCCCAGCACTGCACTGTACCCTCATATTCTCATCTCTTTTCTGGCTATAGAACAAGCAAAAAGATCAGGCGACTCATTGAGAACGTGGAAAAGCATGTAGCCTCCACGCCTTCCGTTGCCTTTTTGCACCAAATGCAGCAGCAGGTGACAAATCAACAAGTGCTTGAGCAAATTAAAGAGAAGGTGGATTCTCTTAATCTGCGTACCTCAGGATTTGCCTGTACATCTGGAGATCCCATTCCATCCACTTCTTCAGCCAGTCCTAACAAGAAGTATGTTGAGGAGGCACTTATTGTCGGACAAGATTCTGCATCAAACAGACTTGTGGAGCTGATTTATTCACAGCAGCACAAAAACGTTTCTCGTTTCGGCCTTGCTGGGAAAGGCGGGGCCGGTAAGACTCTACTACTTAAACGAGTCTTCAACAGTGACCAGGTACAGAGTCTCTTTCGCACTGACTTGATGCTTTGGCTTACTATTTCACAAAATCCATCTTTCAGTACCCTTAGAAATGATCTTGTGAAACAAATAGCTcttaaagtaaatgaaatattggaCAGTAGAGATGAAGACCGTGTGAAAACTTGGCTGAATGAAACCATGAGAAAACACAAGTTTGCCCTGTTTTTAGACGATGTTTGGGAAACAAGTGCAACATCCTT CGAGGGAGTTTTGCCTATGGGCATCGACCAAGAAATAGCGAGGCGTGTATGCAACGAGTGCGGGGGTCTTCCCTTGGCCCTTAAAGTAGTCGGGCAGGCAATGGCGGGAATCACACAGTCAAATGAATGGGAATTGGCAGTCAAGAGATTGCAGAATGATGTTACAAACTCGCTATATGGAAAGTTGAGACTAAGTTACGATGCTATGGCCGATCTGGCTGGCTATGGCATTTCCTTGCAGTTGTGCTTTCTCTGCCTCGCTGCTTAG
- the LOC131876240 gene encoding disease resistance protein RUN1-like, translated as MTSLRVLDLSRTALLSLPKNIGILKHLVCLKLPYVPIKRLPNSDAALRSLQILDLQGSDIAQLPAGISKLTSLKLLDVAFCEHLQCMPYGIADLTSLEYLNASNSPNIGWNKCRRNRLSISHLGNLNQLRRLGFQNNGQIIGEGILGTMKQMEYLYFHLTDIESLPHDMTAMAKLRELCLICPHLLKIENSICEFRRLSFIKLIQCDMLKQLPALHKLPSLKHLDIVNCPNIEKFPEEFGKGGAFPKLEVFSVVDMMKLEQLPVVEGGALPSLKTLTIMKCEALQRLPECYWNLKSVEKIRVYGCSKVQHVMAEEENFIKTKTKVQTIRVSTTEIQASEERYLDMRHRGEHFYYGEFWCNEVFRFLEFAMSFIIQRNGI; from the coding sequence ATGACCTCTCTCAGAGTCCTGGATTTGTCAAGGACTGCCCTCCTGTCGTTGCCAAAAAACATAGGAATTTTGAAACATTTAGTTTGCCTCAAGTTACCCTATGTGCCAATCAAGAGACTGCCCAACTCTGACGCTGCTCTAAGAAGCCTTCAAATATTAGATCTTCAAGGATCTGATATTGCACAACTCCCAGCTGGCATTTCTAAGTTGACTTCCCTAAAACTTTTAGACGTTGCTTTCTGTGAGCATCTGCAGTGCATGCCTTATGGAATTGCAGACCTCACGTCTTTGGAGTACCTGAATGCAAGTAATTCTCCAAATATAGGGTGGAATAAGTGCAGAAGAAATCGGCTTTCAATTAGTCACCTGGGTAACCTGAACCAACTCAGAAGGTTGGGGTTTCAAAACAATGGTCAAATAATTGGAGAAGGAATTCTTGGAACCATGAAACAGATGGAGTATCTATATTTTCACCTCACAGATATAGAAAGCCTGCCCCATGACATGACTGCCATGGCAAAACTGAGAGAACTCTGTCTAATATGTCCTCATTTACTAAAGATAGAGAATTCAATTTGTGAATTTCGACGTCTAAGCTTCATTAAGTTGATTCAATGTGACATGCTGAAACAACTACCTGCCTTGCACAAACTTCCGAGTCTAAAGCACCTAGACATAGTCAATTGCCCTAACATAGAGAAGTTCCCAGAAGAATTTGGCAAGGGTGGAGCATTTCCTAAGCTTGAAGTATTTTCAGTGGTGGACATGATGAAGTTAGAGCAGCTGCCAGTGGTGGAAGGAGGAGCACTGCCTTCActtaaaacattaacaataatgAAGTGTGAGGCATTGCAGAGGTTACCAGAGTGTTACTGGAATTTGAAGAGTGTAGAAAAGATAAGAGTGTATGGTTGTTCAAAGGTTCAACATGTTATGGCAGAGGAAGAAAATTTTATTAAGACAAAGACGAAAGTTCAAACAATAAGAGTATCTACCACAGAAATTCAAGCATCAGAAGAACGTTACTTGGATATGCGTCATCGGGGTGAACATTTTTACTATGGCGAATTTTGGTGTAATGAGGTGTTTCGCTTTTTGGAATTTGCTATGAGTTTTATCATTCAAAGAAATGGCATATAA